The stretch of DNA CTCGCCGGTAAGGTCACCGTTTGAATCGGTGCGGCCTCGTACGATTCCGTACATTTCGGCAGTGTTGATGTAATCTTCGAGAGCAGTGCTTGAGCTTACATCGCTGAATCCAGCGTCGTAGTCCGCATCCACAGCGTCCTCACCGAGGGCACCGAGTACGAGGATTTTCGCAGCTTGAGCGCGAGTAAGAGAGTCGTCTACTCCGAAGTCTCCATTTTCATAACCAGTCATCCAACCTTCGTCGGAAGCTTCGTCAACTGCATCAGCCGCATAGTGCGAGCTAGATACATCTGGGAAACTTTCTGCGGAGGCGATGCCTGTGAAGCTCACCAAAGAGGCGAGGATCGCAAGCATGCTGAGACCAGCTATGGATTTTTGGATCTTTCGAAAGGCGAAAGAGATATCCATATATAAAAGTTAAAATAAAACGAAATAAAAGTGGCACCGAAGTGCCGGTGTTCGGGTCGTTCAGTACCCGAACAAACAGAATAAGCAACAATAAAAAGGCCAGAATAAGCTAAAAAGAGTTTATCCACCCCTTCGACCTAAAAAGAGATAGATCCATGAGTAATATAGAGTGTTTTATTTTGTGGGGTCGTGAGATTTCAAGGAGCAAAGACTATAAGGATCGGAAGCGAAGTGAGGGGCACAAACCTGTCTACAAACAAGAGGACATTGTCGATTGCATCGGATTGATCATGGCTGTCTGTCTACTAGAACGGCGGGAGTAGACAGATTGTTTCAGTTTAATTGTTGACAAGACAGGTTTTGGTGATAGTCAGATCCTATTTAACAGGAGCAGACTGGGCTCCGCCCAGTATGGTAGTCCCAAGGGGAATCGAACCCCTGTTTCCGGAATGAGAATCCAGTGTCCTAACCCCTAGACGATGGGACCTCTATATAAGGAACTTGCGACAGTCTATTCAGAGTTGTCACTTCTTTCAAGCTTTTTGTAGACAAAGTGGACTCTGAATGGACAGATTGACCTTGCCATTTATGTTTTTTATTGTGAAGTCTTCATTTTTGCGGGTTGGTCTTGCTTTTGGGCCGATTTTGAATAGAGTGTACGAATATGAGTGACCTTTATTCCGTACTCGGCGTCGAAAAAAACGCCACAGAAGCCGATATAAAGCGGGCTTATCGAAAAAAGGCTCAGGAGCACCACCCTGATAAGAATCCCGGCAATAAAGAGGCTGAGCAGAAGTTTAAGCAGGTCCAGGAGGCTTACGATGTTTTGTCGGACTCCGGGAAACGGGCCCAGTACGACCAGTTTGGCCAGGTTGGGGGAGGGTTTCCAGGTGGAAATGGGGGAGGATTCCCGGGAGGATTCCCGGGCGGGGGCGGTTTTGACCCCAATCAATTTGGCGGATTTGCGGATATTTTTGAGAGTTTCTTTGGGGAAGGCTTTAATGGAGGTGGCGGCGCTGGCGGCGGGCATGGAAAAAAACAAGGGCCGTCTCGCGGGAAGGATATTGAAACGGAACTCACCATTAAGTTTGAGGAGGCGGTGTTTGGCGTCAATAAACACCTGGAAATCACTAAGCCGGAACTGTGTGAGCATTGCAAAGGCAAGGGGAATGAGCCGGGCACTTCCGTGAAGACATGTCCTCAGTGCAATGGACAGGGGCAGGTGCGCAGTGTGAGACAAACCATTTTGGGCGCGATTCGGAGTGTACACAGCTGTCCACAGTGTCAGGGCCGTGGCGAGATTCCAGATCAATTGTGCAGCATATGCAATGGACAGACTCGAATTCGTAAAAGCAGCGAGGTGACCGTTAACATTCCAAAGGGTATTGAGGACGGCACGACGATTCGCCTCAAAGGGAAGGGGGCCGCCGGAGCGTTTGGCGGTGAGTATGGGGACTTGTTCCTTCATATCACTGTTGCTCCTCACCCCAAGTTTTCTCGAGAGGGAAGGACCATTTACTCCTCGGAAACCATTCCTTTGGTGCAGGGCGTTTTGGGCGCCACCATTAAAGTGGACACCATTCATGGAAAAGAATCGCTGAAAGTGCCTGCCGGAACTCAAGATGGAACCGTCCTGACGGTTAAAGGGAAGGGGGCTCCCTCTTTAAAAACCGATGCCCTGGGCGACCACAAGGTGTCTTTGCACCTCAAGGTGCCTGAAAAACTCACGCGAAAGGAGAAGGAGCTTTACGAGGGACTGGCGAAAGAAGCCGGTATTGAGGTGAATCGAGGCCTGTTTTAGAGAAGTGGTCTGTACTTATACACAAAAGGGCTGTCCAAAATTGTGGATAAGTTTTTTGAGGAGTTTTGGAGTGTTTTGATCTGCTAAATGGCCCTGGATCTTGTCTAAGAGAGGAGTGAGGTGCTGTCCAGGTTTGGGGAAAACGGGAAAGAAATAAGGATGCAGCTTAAACAAAGATGCCGCTTACGCGGCCTTATTGCTTAGCAAGCCTTTCAGGCTCGCATGGTGGTGGGTCAGCCGGGAATCGAACCCGGGACCATCAGCTTAAAAGGCTGTTGCTCTACCGACTGAGCTACTGACCCCCGTACTGGCGTATTTTATGGATAGAGTGGCCTGAGCGCAAGCTATTCTTGGCTGGGATGGAAAAGGCTCACGACCACAATGGCAAGAACAGGTAGGGAAAACCAAATATTGTAGTTGTCCACAATGGATTGAATGAACTGAGACTCTTGATACAAATTGCTTTCAAAGCCGGCCCGCACGCTGCCCATCACAAAGGAGCCACCGGTGAGGTAAACCAGGAGTGTGCTCACCATGAGGCCCGCGTTGAGGAAACCGAAACTTAAGTTTCCCAGGATTTTGGTGACCACGGATCTCTCGGGTGGCAGATCCACAATAAAGCCTCCCTTTATGGCTAAAAGCACTATCGCCAGGACGAATGTGAAGATTTTGATGAGAACTAAGGCTTGATCTCCCGCTTCTCCCTGAAGCGATGGGGCTGCGGGCAAAAGATAGGTTTGGAGAAGATTCCCCACTCCATCCGCTGTGAGGATGGCCATGTAGGTTGAGATGATCACTTTTAAAGTCTGGTCTCGCCCTATAATAAAACTGTACGCGATGATCACCGCGAAGAAGACGAGAATGAAGAGGTCCCAGGAAAGGCGGATATTGTCCACGGGCGCGGATAAAAAAGACTGAGAGCAGTTTAGCAAAAACTTTGTGAATTTACAAAATTTATTGTTTTTTCTGGTGACCAGGTATGCTTGGGGGCATTGTGCATAAGTTTTCTGTCAACTGGTCAGATTTTAGAGTTTGACTAGTCGGAATTTTGCACAATTGAACCTGTCGTGATTTTTTTGACTAGTCGGAATGGACATTTTGACTAGTCGGAATTCCGCCTATACATTGTTGTAGAACTTTTGACTAGTCGGATTTGATTTTTCCTTTACAATAAGCCAATTTTCGCCTATACACTTGTGATGAGGCGACACTTTGTGGTCTAATCACCTTTCTATGGAGAATAACTTTCTCACCCTCGACGAAGCGGCACGAATACTCAAGAAATCCACCCAAACCATCCGTAGGATGATTAAAAAGGGGGAATTGGTGGCCCAGCGCGTCAGGACTCCGCAGGGCTTTCATTATGTGCTGAAACGAGAGGATATCGTGTTGTCTGATTCGCCTATACAAAAGTCTCAAAAGGCTGAAACTGTAGCCGAGAACTCTGTGTTGACTAATCAAAACGAGAATCCGACTAGTCAAACCCTGGTTGAGCCTTTTGTGAAGCCAATCTCTAGGGCCGTGGACAAAATACCCTCGCAGACCCCTCCCCCCACCGTTTTTTATTTCCCTCCCCTGCCCTCTTCACCGTCCGTGGACTCCAAAGACTTGCTGCGACTCATCGAACGGCAGCATCGCGAACAATTGGAGCTCATTCGCATTTTGGGCCGTCTGCAAGAAGAGCTTTTGGAAGAACGAGGCAAAAAGCCGACTGGGCTCTTTAGTGGCTTCTTCAAAAGAATTTTTGGGCGCTTGGCGTGAGATCCCTTGCCCCCGCGGCGGCTTTAATGTAAAAATTCCGCCATGAAATACATTTATGCATTCGCGGAGGGAAACAAAGAGATGCGGGACCTTCTGGGCGGAAAAGGTGCAAATCTTGCAGAAATGACCAATATGGGACTTCCGGTGCCGCCGGGGTTCACCATCACTACCGAGGCGTGCAATTACTATTTGGAGAATCAGGACTTCCCCACCGGGTTTTTTGAGGAACTGGATGAGAAGCTGGATGAACTGCAGCACACCATGGGAAAGAATTTTGGGAGCCGAGAAAATCCCTTGCTGGTCTCGGTACGCAGCGGAGCGCGTGTTTCGATGCCGGGCATGATGGACACGATTTTGAACCTTGGACTCAACGATGAAACGGTGCAGGGCATCATTGAGAAAACGCAAAATCCGCGCTTTTCTTTTGATTCTTATCGCCGATTTGTGACCATGTTTGGCAATGTGGTGCTCAATATTCCTCATGATCATTTTGAAGAAGCTTTGGAGGCCGCCAAGAAGGCCAAAGGCATTACACTGGACACCGAAATGGACACTGAAGACTGGAAGAAACTTGTGGGTGTTTTTAAGGAGATTGTGAGGGAGAACAGTGGACAGCCTTTTCCTGAGAATCCACGGGATCAATTGAAGCTCGCCATTGTGGCGGTATTCCATTCTTGGAACAGCAAACGGGCCATCACTTATCGCAATTTGCACGGCATGCCTCACAATATGGGGACCGCTGTGAATGTGCAGTCCATGGTGTTTGGAAACATGGGAGAAGACAGCGGAACCGGAGTGGCCTTCACTCGCAATCCTTCTACTGGAGAGCGCGAGTTTTTTGGAGAGTTTTTGTGCAACGCGCAAGGAGAAGATGTGGTGGCCGGGATTCGTACTCCTCAGAAAATTTCTGAAATGCAAACGGTGATGCCGGCCATGTTTGCACAATTGAACCAGGTTCAGCAAACTCTGGAAAATCACTATCACGACATGCAAGACATCGAGTTTACGATTGAGCAGGGACGACTCTTTATGCTGCAAACCCGCAATGGAAAGCGAACGGCACGGGCGGCGGTGAAAGTGGCGGTGGACATGGTTGCGGAAGGGCTCATCACCAAGCAGGAAGCCTTGAAACGCATCGATGCCAATCAATTGAACGCACTTTTACACCCATTTATTGATCCCAAGGCTCCCAAAATCGTGCTGGCGAAAGGTTTGCCGGCTTCCCCAGGGGCCGCGGTTGGAAAAATTGTGTTTACCGCGGACGATGCCTACCGCTTAGCGGAAGACGGTGAAAAAGTGATTTTGGTGCGCAAGGAGACGAGCCCCGAAGACATTCATGGAATGCACAGCGCACAAGGAATTTTGACCTCCACCGGAGGAATGACCAGTCACGCCGCGGTGGTGGCTCGAGGAATGGGAAAACCCTGCATTGCGGGCTGCAAAGAGGTAGTGGTGGACGACAAAATCAAAACCGTGGAAATCAATGGACAGGTTTTTGGAGAAGGTGAAGTCCTCAGTTTGGATGGCTCCACCGGAGAAGTGATGAAAGGCGAAATGCCCACCGTGGAACCCGCGCTCACCGGGGAATTTGAGGAACTCATGAGCTGGGCGGATGAAGTGCGACGACTCAAAGTGCGCAGCAACGCCGATACCCCTCATGACGCGCTCGTGGCCAGGCGGCTTGGGGCGGAAGGAATCGGACTCTGCCGCACGGAACACATGTTTTTTGATGAAGACCGCATCATGTTTGTGCGCCAAATGATTTTGTCTCCCGACAAAGAATCTCGCAAACGAGTGCTCGACAAGCTGCTCCCCTACCAACGCGATGACTTTATTGGCATTTTTAAGGCCATGGACGGCCTCCCCGTGACGATTAGGCTCCTAGACCCACCCTTGCATGAATTTTTGCCTAATACCGAAGGGAAAATCAAAGCGGTCGCGCAGGAAATGGGCGTTTCGTACGAACACCTCCAAAAAATGGTGGACGCTTTGCACGAACTCAACCCCATGCTCGGGCATCGCGGATGCCGATTGGGAATCACTTATCCTGAAATTTACGAAATGCAGGTGCGAGCGATTTTTGAGGCCGCAAAAATGGCCCGCGCTGAAGGCGTGACGCCGATTGTGGAAATTGAGATTCCGCTTGTGGGCCATGTGAACGAGCTCAAGGCCATGCGCGGCGTTGTGGAACGGATTGCACAAGAAATGCAGCCTTTGGATTTTGTTTGGAAAGTGGGCACCATGATTGAGTTGCCACGAGCGTGCGTAACGGCGCATCAAATTGCTCCGCTGGCGGACTTTTTCTCCTTTGGAACCAATGATCTCACTCAAATGACTTTTGGGGTGAGTCGGGATGATGCCGGGTCCTTCCTCCCCTTTTACACGGAACACGGTATTTTGCTGGACAACCCCACCGAAACCATTGATCAAGAAGGGGTTGGAGAGCTCATGAAAATGGCGATTCAACTGGGCCGCGGCGTGAAGCCGGGCCTGGAAATTGGGATTTGTGGAGAACACGGAGGTGAACCGCGCAGTGTGGTGTTCTGCCACAAAATCGGCCTCGACTATGTGAGCTGCAGCCCCTACCGTGTACCGGTTGCACGACTCGCCGCGGCCCAAGCGGCCCTTTAGCCTCGCTTTCCCCAACCGAGTTTGTCGCGGAGCAAACGGTAATAGTTTCCTCCCCCGCTGGCTTTGACATGGGCGCGGATGAGGCGGAGGCGGCGGTGTGAGGCGCGGACTTTGACGATGTCGCCGTACTCGATGGGGACCATGACTTGGCCATCGATGGTGAGTCCGATTTGGTTGTCCACAAAACGGCGTTCGGTGTCTATACGAATCGTGATTTGGCGGTTGCTGGGCACAATGATGGGGCGCACGGTGAGATCGGCGGGACAGATTGGGGTGAAGACAAATCCATCGATACGCGGGTGAATGATGGGGCCGCCGGCGCTGAGGGAATGACCGGTGGATCCCGTGGGGGTGGCCACAATCACTCCATCGGCCTTGAACTCAATCATCTTTCTTTGGTCTATTTCCGCGTAGAGCGAGATGAGTCTGGCAAAGTTGCCCTGATTGATCACCGCCTCGTTTAGAGCCAAATGCGTGGCGATTTTTTCTCCTTTTCGGTAGAGGGTGGCGCGAAGTAAAAGGCGCTCATCGACATGATACTGTCCACGAAAGATTTCATTCAAAAGGTTGTAGACTCGTTTGGGGTCTTGCACTTCGGTATTGAAGCCCAGTGTCCCAAGATTCACACCCAGTACAAAAAGGTTGCGACGAAGGGGCAGCTCGCGCACCACTTTGAGCAGTGTCCCGTCTCCCCCAAGGCTGAGCACCAAATCGGCATCTTTTAAAAGCTGCTGACAGGTCCTTTCATTCTTTGCCCCAAGAATTTTTGAGACATGAACATCCCAAAAAACGGTGAGGCCTTTTTTGTCCAAATAGGCTTTAAGTTCTTTCACAAAAGCACGGTCTTCCTCCATTTTTGCGCGGCCCACTAAGGCTATTCGCTGGAATTTTTGCGGGGTTTTTGCTTTCATGTAAGCTGATTATATTCGCTTCACGGCGCTTTGCATGAAAACTTTACCTAAAATGCGCATCCTTGTCACTCGCTTTCCTTACGAGTCTCGGTTTGGCGGTGAAGAAGTTCATACTCTGCGACTCATGGAGGAATTGGATGAACGGGGGCATGAAGCTTTTTTCTTGGGCTCCTGTCCGGTTTTGCTCAGGGAATTTAAGGCACGGGGTTTTACCGTAAAGCGCGCCGGCCTTGGGAAGCCTCCCGTCACGAAAATGAGTTTGTTGGCCTTCACGGCAGCGGCCCCCTTTTTATTTTTGCGAGCGGGGGTGATGCTGGCGCGGGCGCGGAAGCGATGGGGCGTGGACACGGTGTTTATGCTTTCGTTTGGTGAGAAACTTTTGATGACGCCGTGGGCTCATTTTTTTGGAATGAAGGTGCTGTGGCTCGAACATGCACGCATAGGAAATTGGCTCACAAAAAATCCGTGGAGGGGGGTGTATCGATGGCTCTCGGCATGGGCGACGGTGGTGGTGACTTCCCACGCGATGGTGAAATTTATTTCGCCGTGGGCGAAGGAGGTGGTAGCGATTCCGTGTGCGGTTATGCTGGATGAAGCGCGTCCCCTACCGGCTGAAATTTCGGCGTTTTTGAGGGGAGGGTTTTCGGTGGGCAGTGTGGCCCGTTTGACAGCAGACAAGGGAGTGGACATCCTCGTCCATCTTGTCGACTCCAAACCTGATGTTAGACTCATAATCGTTGGCGAAGGCCCCCTTCGAAAGGCGCTGGAGAACAAGCTCGCGGGTGGACAAATTTTGCTCGTTCCAAGCCTCCCCCGTGGACAGTTGACCAGCCTTTATAAGGCGCTGGATTTGTTCGTTTTGGCATCGACCGAAATGGATCCGTTTGGCATGGTGGCGGCGGAGGCCATGAGCATGGGAACCGCGGTGATGATGACAAATAAATGTGGAATTTCCGAGGACCTTGTTGCCGGCCGCGACGCGTTGATCGTGGAGCCGAAACGAAGCGAACTCGACAAGGCTTTAAAAAAAGTGATGCGGCATCCGGAGCTTTTGCGCGAGCTGGGCGAACACGGAAAACACTTCGTTGAAAAACACTATCGGCTGGAGAGCATGGTGAGGAAGTTTGAGGCGTTGTTACAGAGCTGACTCTAGCTCAGCTGTTTCAAAATCTGCTGGGCGGAGGCTTTCCATGAAAAGTGGCGGGCGCGAGTGAGGCCGAGTTTTTGGAGAGCGATTTTTTGCGCGGGTTCGAGGGCGGTGAGGATGGACTGGGCGAGCGCCTGAGCATCGTGTGGATCAAAAAGCAGGGCGGCCTCCCCCACCACTTCCGGCAAAGAGGCGGCGTTGCTACTCACCACGGGACAGGTGCAAGCCATGGCCTCAAGCGGCGGGATTCCAAAACCTTCGTACAGGGATGGGCAGACCAGCATTTCCGCCCGGGAATACAGTTCGTTGAGCTGATCGGCGGACACAAATCCCAGCAGATGAATGCGGTCTTTTAAAAGAACGGGGATGGCGCTTTGGACTTGCTTTGTTTTCCATCCTTTTGCCCCGGCCAGCACAATGTGCAGATCCGGCTCCTTCTCAAGAACCTCGGGGAAAGCCTTAAAGAGCAGTTGGAAGTTTTTTCTTGGACTCAGGGTGCCCACTCCAAGAAGGTAACGAACGGGAAGATCCATTTTTTGTGATTCGACCTTGTGCACCTCGGGCGAAACCGCGGGGGGCGCAATGAGCACGGTTTTTTTGTGGGCCTCCGGGAACAGTGTGGCGAGGTCTCTGGCCGTGTTTTGGGACACGCACACAATAAAGCGGCTGTGGCGAATGGCGCGGGAAAGGGTGAGCCGTTCCACCAAACAAGGAAACCAGGCGTGAGTTTTGGCGTACAAAAAGGCAATGAGATCGTGCACCACAATGGCCACTTTTTGGGATTTGGGGGCGAAAGCCGCGTAAATGAAGCTGGTGGGGGCCAAAAAAAGATCCACCGGATGTCGTTTGAGGTATCGTGCCACCTGAAGATGCCACAAGGGTCCCCTGCCCTGCACCACCACCTGACTGACGCGATCCGTGGATGGGAAAGAAGGGTTTGGGGTCTTTGTAAACAAGAGAAGATGCAAATCCTTTGGGGCGTTTTCGATCAAGGCTTTGGTGAGTTCCAGGGTGTATCTCCCCTTTCCCGCTCCGCTTTCGTTGGCCTCTCTTATGTCGATTCCTAATATTGTTGCCATGGGGGCTGTGCTTTGATAGATTGTTTATACCATTTCCCCGTCATTATGTCGCTAACTCAAAGGCTTAAACAAGGCTTTCTACGATTACCTTCCGCTAAGAAGCTCATTTTGGTGTCCAGTTTCACCCTGGCGGTGAGCACGGTGATGCCTTGGTATGACCAAAGAAACAATTTTGGAGTCGGGGATACTTTCCTCGGGATTCAAGGACCTTTGTTTGCGGTTGGATTTCTTGTGCTGGGTTGCGCCTTGGTTAGTTTTTCGAATCTCTTTTTACCTTTAATGGGACGCCATTTCTTTGATTTGAAGCGACAAAGCGGATCTTTGGCCCTCTCCCTGGGAGGACTTTCTCTGCTTTTGATTTTAGTGGCCAATTCTGTGTTTTATCACCCTGAATTTGCAGTGACCATCAACAATAAGGGCACTCGATTTGGAATGGTGGCGGCGTTCATCTCCATTGGAGCTCTGATGATTTCGGGCTGGTGGGTTCGTCGCAAAGAAAAAGCCGGCGGCGGTATGGAGGACCGAGAGAATGAACTGGAAGATTTTATGGCAACTCCTGTGGCACCTGCGCCCATGCCAAGCTATTCGGTGCCCACTCCCAGCTATGTTGTGCCTGTGCAAGATCGCATCCCTCAGCCTCAAGTTCAGCCTGCGCCTCAAGCTCAGGTGCCTGTGGATCCTTTGACTTTGGATGCCCGTACTCGCTACAAAATGATGAAATCTCAAGGTCACTACAGCTCTTCGGCCCGCAATAATTTGTGGGGCAGCGGCAGTGGCAGCGCGTTTGGACGACAAGCTCGCATTGAAGAAGATCTCTAATTCTAATTTTTCATGAGTGTCCTGTTTTACTGTCGAGACTGCAAAAAGCTGGTGGCGGAGCCTGTTCGCAACGGCACAAAATATGAGTACAGTTGCCCGGAATGCAAGAGCGACCGTGTGGCCTTTGGAAGTCAAAAAGCCATTTGTGATTTCTTTCAAGTAACTCCTCCAAAGACCAATGCTTGATCAAGTCGACTACTCCGTTCTCGACCGCGCCAAAAATGCCTTTATTGAGGCCAGCAAGAAGACGGCCGGGTTTGCGGCGGGTTTTGGGTCTATGGCGGGTGGTTTTGGCGGCAGCGCCAATGTGTTTGCGCTCGACTTGAAGGCCTTTGCCGGAGCAGAAACATTGTTTGTGTCGCTGCTTCCCGAGGGGCTTGGCACCGCGGATGACGCACGGCCCGACGATTTGAGCCCCGCGGAGCTGGTGCGGTTTTGGCGAAATATTGGCGGTAAAACGATGTCGACTTTAACAAATGACGCGGCTTCTTCCGGGATGCAGACGGTTTTGATCTCTCTTTATTTGCCCTCGGCTCTGCCCGAGCGCGTGTTCACCACCGAATTTATGGAGGGCTTTTTGGATGGGTTTGTGGAAGGATGTCGAAAGGTCGGTTGTGTCTACTTTTCAGGAGAAACGCCGCAGCTCAAAGGGAAAATAGTGGACGGAGCTTTGGACATTGCCGGGGCGCTGTGGGGCGTGGTTCCTGCGGGACTTCAACCCGTGAATTCGAGCACCATGCGGGCCGGGGATTTGATTGTATTTGTGGAAAGCAGCGGACCTCATGAAAACGGGTTCACGGCTTTGCGTGACTTGGCGGGGAACTTGGAAGGCGGGTATCGAGCGAAACTCCCGAGCGGCATGGAATACTGGGAAGCGATCAACCAGCCCGGGCATTTGTACACTCCCTTTGTGCAGGCTGTTTTGAAGGCAGGTGTGCAGCCCTCCAATGTGGAGCCCATCACCGGTCACGGTTGGCAAAAACTGATGCGTCCGCACGGGGCTTTTAGATATAAGATCACGCAGATGCTTCCGGTCCCGGAGGTGTTTACCTTTGTTGAAGAAGCGAGTGGCATGACGAAGGAAGAGATGCTGAAGACCTTTAATTACGGCGTGGGCATGGCGGTGTTTGTGCACACTGCGGAGGAAGCGGCTCGCGTTGTTGAACTGGCGGGCGAACAAGGCTTGAAGGCGTGCGTGGCTGGTGCGGGGGAGGCGGCGGAGGGCGGTTCTGAGGGGGGGCGGCGAGAAGTGGTGGTGGAGCCCCTGGGAGTGGTCTTAAAGGGGGAGGGGTTTGAACTTGGAAAATAATATGAATGTCGAACAAGAAATCACCGATCTAAAGGCTCGCAACCTACGAGTGGAGGCCGATAAGGCGTGGGAAACGAGTTGGACTCGGCGGCTCTTGATTGTGGCGCTCACCTACGGCGTGGTGGTTTTGTTTTTCTTTGCGGCTGACTTGCCGAATCCTTTTGTGAATGCCATTGTTCCAGTGATTGGATTTACTCTGTCGACCTTTAGTGTTTCTTTCATTAAAACATGGTGGATGCGTTCCAATTCAAAAAAATAGGCCGACTCAGCCCGACGGCCCAGGTTATTTTGATTTGTCTTTCGTTTGTGGGTCTGACGCTGCTTTCATATGAGAGCTATGTGCGCAGCGGCGAAGTGTTTGGCATGCCTTTTGCGGTGACGATGCTGTTTGCGCCCATCTTTGAGGAATTGATTTTTCGGGGGTGGATTTTAGGGGCACTGCGGCGGCGGTACTCTGTGACGCGAGCGATTGTGTTCTCTTCTCTCTTGTTTGGGCTGTGGCATTTCAAGAATATTTTTTATTTTGATTGGGGGGATTTAGCCTACCAGATGGTTTATGCGGCGGTGGTGGTGGGACCTCTGCTGGGTTGGGTGGCGATGAAGGTCAAAAGTGTTTGGCCGGGCGTGATTTTGCATTATTTAAATAATGTGGGCTCACTGGCGCTGATGATGGTGAGTTTGGACTGGCGGGACTTGTTTTAAGGGGGTGATGAGGCTGTTGAGGGGACCTTGTGCTGGGTGGAAATGTTGTGGAATTCACTCTTAAGAGTATGGTTTGCGAGTTTTGGAGGTTTTGTAAAGAGGGGGTGCGGTGATAAAAACTGTCAGGAAAATTTCAGGAAAATGTCAGAAAAAGAGTGCTAGGATGGGGGTATGGAGATTGGAAAATTAGTGCTGGGGGAGCCGGGGTATCCGGGGCTGCTGAAGGAGATCTATGACCCTCCGCGGGTTCTTTATTACAGCGGGGATTTGGCGATTTTGGAGCGGCCGTGTGTGGCGATTGTGGGAACGCGGCGGATGAGCAGTTATGGAGAGGCGCAGGCTTTTCGGTTTGCGCGAG from Candidatus Gracilibacteria bacterium encodes:
- the dnaJ gene encoding molecular chaperone DnaJ, which codes for MSDLYSVLGVEKNATEADIKRAYRKKAQEHHPDKNPGNKEAEQKFKQVQEAYDVLSDSGKRAQYDQFGQVGGGFPGGNGGGFPGGFPGGGGFDPNQFGGFADIFESFFGEGFNGGGGAGGGHGKKQGPSRGKDIETELTIKFEEAVFGVNKHLEITKPELCEHCKGKGNEPGTSVKTCPQCNGQGQVRSVRQTILGAIRSVHSCPQCQGRGEIPDQLCSICNGQTRIRKSSEVTVNIPKGIEDGTTIRLKGKGAAGAFGGEYGDLFLHITVAPHPKFSREGRTIYSSETIPLVQGVLGATIKVDTIHGKESLKVPAGTQDGTVLTVKGKGAPSLKTDALGDHKVSLHLKVPEKLTRKEKELYEGLAKEAGIEVNRGLF
- a CDS encoding helix-turn-helix domain-containing protein; its protein translation is MENNFLTLDEAARILKKSTQTIRRMIKKGELVAQRVRTPQGFHYVLKREDIVLSDSPIQKSQKAETVAENSVLTNQNENPTSQTLVEPFVKPISRAVDKIPSQTPPPTVFYFPPLPSSPSVDSKDLLRLIERQHREQLELIRILGRLQEELLEERGKKPTGLFSGFFKRIFGRLAGDPLPPRRL
- the ppdK gene encoding pyruvate, phosphate dikinase, giving the protein MKYIYAFAEGNKEMRDLLGGKGANLAEMTNMGLPVPPGFTITTEACNYYLENQDFPTGFFEELDEKLDELQHTMGKNFGSRENPLLVSVRSGARVSMPGMMDTILNLGLNDETVQGIIEKTQNPRFSFDSYRRFVTMFGNVVLNIPHDHFEEALEAAKKAKGITLDTEMDTEDWKKLVGVFKEIVRENSGQPFPENPRDQLKLAIVAVFHSWNSKRAITYRNLHGMPHNMGTAVNVQSMVFGNMGEDSGTGVAFTRNPSTGEREFFGEFLCNAQGEDVVAGIRTPQKISEMQTVMPAMFAQLNQVQQTLENHYHDMQDIEFTIEQGRLFMLQTRNGKRTARAAVKVAVDMVAEGLITKQEALKRIDANQLNALLHPFIDPKAPKIVLAKGLPASPGAAVGKIVFTADDAYRLAEDGEKVILVRKETSPEDIHGMHSAQGILTSTGGMTSHAAVVARGMGKPCIAGCKEVVVDDKIKTVEINGQVFGEGEVLSLDGSTGEVMKGEMPTVEPALTGEFEELMSWADEVRRLKVRSNADTPHDALVARRLGAEGIGLCRTEHMFFDEDRIMFVRQMILSPDKESRKRVLDKLLPYQRDDFIGIFKAMDGLPVTIRLLDPPLHEFLPNTEGKIKAVAQEMGVSYEHLQKMVDALHELNPMLGHRGCRLGITYPEIYEMQVRAIFEAAKMARAEGVTPIVEIEIPLVGHVNELKAMRGVVERIAQEMQPLDFVWKVGTMIELPRACVTAHQIAPLADFFSFGTNDLTQMTFGVSRDDAGSFLPFYTEHGILLDNPTETIDQEGVGELMKMAIQLGRGVKPGLEIGICGEHGGEPRSVVFCHKIGLDYVSCSPYRVPVARLAAAQAAL
- a CDS encoding NAD(+)/NADH kinase; protein product: MKAKTPQKFQRIALVGRAKMEEDRAFVKELKAYLDKKGLTVFWDVHVSKILGAKNERTCQQLLKDADLVLSLGGDGTLLKVVRELPLRRNLFVLGVNLGTLGFNTEVQDPKRVYNLLNEIFRGQYHVDERLLLRATLYRKGEKIATHLALNEAVINQGNFARLISLYAEIDQRKMIEFKADGVIVATPTGSTGHSLSAGGPIIHPRIDGFVFTPICPADLTVRPIIVPSNRQITIRIDTERRFVDNQIGLTIDGQVMVPIEYGDIVKVRASHRRLRLIRAHVKASGGGNYYRLLRDKLGWGKRG
- a CDS encoding glycosyltransferase family 4 protein, which gives rise to MRILVTRFPYESRFGGEEVHTLRLMEELDERGHEAFFLGSCPVLLREFKARGFTVKRAGLGKPPVTKMSLLAFTAAAPFLFLRAGVMLARARKRWGVDTVFMLSFGEKLLMTPWAHFFGMKVLWLEHARIGNWLTKNPWRGVYRWLSAWATVVVTSHAMVKFISPWAKEVVAIPCAVMLDEARPLPAEISAFLRGGFSVGSVARLTADKGVDILVHLVDSKPDVRLIIVGEGPLRKALENKLAGGQILLVPSLPRGQLTSLYKALDLFVLASTEMDPFGMVAAEAMSMGTAVMMTNKCGISEDLVAGRDALIVEPKRSELDKALKKVMRHPELLRELGEHGKHFVEKHYRLESMVRKFEALLQSGL
- a CDS encoding glycosyltransferase family 1 protein, with product MATILGIDIREANESGAGKGRYTLELTKALIENAPKDLHLLLFTKTPNPSFPSTDRVSQVVVQGRGPLWHLQVARYLKRHPVDLFLAPTSFIYAAFAPKSQKVAIVVHDLIAFLYAKTHAWFPCLVERLTLSRAIRHSRFIVCVSQNTARDLATLFPEAHKKTVLIAPPAVSPEVHKVESQKMDLPVRYLLGVGTLSPRKNFQLLFKAFPEVLEKEPDLHIVLAGAKGWKTKQVQSAIPVLLKDRIHLLGFVSADQLNELYSRAEMLVCPSLYEGFGIPPLEAMACTCPVVSSNAASLPEVVGEAALLFDPHDAQALAQSILTALEPAQKIALQKLGLTRARHFSWKASAQQILKQLS